A single genomic interval of Stenotrophomonas sp. ZAC14D1_NAIMI4_1 harbors:
- the mntR gene encoding manganese-binding transcriptional regulator MntR, translating into MGKTGASTSAKNPPLIEAERQVESFRQVREAHRMELVEDYVELISDLLADGGEARQVDIATRLGVAQPTVAKMLRRLARDGWVVQRPYRGVFLTPEGEALAHASRERHQTVERFLLALGVDPDTARRDAEGIEHHVSEQTLALFEAFVRKAEGGAG; encoded by the coding sequence GTGGGCAAGACAGGCGCTTCGACATCGGCAAAGAATCCCCCCTTGATCGAGGCCGAGCGCCAGGTCGAGAGCTTCCGGCAGGTGCGCGAGGCACACCGGATGGAGCTGGTCGAGGACTACGTGGAGCTGATCTCCGACCTGCTGGCCGATGGCGGCGAGGCGCGCCAGGTCGACATCGCCACCCGCCTGGGCGTGGCGCAGCCGACGGTGGCCAAGATGCTGCGGCGCCTGGCCCGTGATGGCTGGGTGGTGCAGCGGCCGTACCGGGGCGTGTTCCTGACCCCGGAAGGCGAGGCGCTGGCCCACGCCAGCCGCGAGCGGCACCAGACCGTGGAGCGCTTCCTGCTGGCGCTGGGCGTCGACCCGGACACGGCGCGGCGCGATGCCGAGGGCATCGAACACCATGTGAGCGAGCAGACGCTGGCGCTGTTCGAGGCGTTCGTGCGCAAGGCCGAGGGCGGGGCGGGCTGA
- the fabR gene encoding HTH-type transcriptional repressor FabR codes for MAAATVLSPPEDANSPARRTVSREDLLAAALKLIGPHRSLSTLSLREVAREAGIAPNSFYRQFRDMDELAVALIDVAGRSLRTIIGEARQRATSSATSVVRVSVETFMEQLRADDKLLHVLLREGAVGSDDFKHAVERELHYFEEELQHDLVRLAALDGAKLYKPELVATAITRLVFAMGATAMDQPPEKDPELVEQISTMIRMIIVGARSPAAFRRGR; via the coding sequence ATGGCCGCCGCCACAGTTCTGTCGCCGCCCGAAGATGCCAACAGCCCGGCCCGCCGTACGGTGAGCCGCGAGGATCTGTTGGCCGCCGCGCTGAAACTGATCGGCCCGCACCGCAGCCTGTCCACGCTGAGCCTGCGCGAAGTCGCGCGCGAAGCGGGCATTGCCCCGAACAGCTTCTACCGGCAGTTCCGCGACATGGACGAACTGGCCGTGGCGCTCATCGACGTGGCCGGCCGCTCACTGCGCACGATCATCGGCGAAGCGCGCCAGCGCGCCACGTCCAGTGCGACCAGCGTCGTGCGCGTATCGGTGGAAACCTTCATGGAGCAGCTGCGCGCAGACGACAAGCTGCTGCACGTGCTGCTGCGCGAAGGCGCGGTGGGCTCGGATGATTTCAAGCACGCGGTTGAACGCGAACTGCACTATTTCGAAGAAGAGCTGCAGCACGACCTGGTGCGCCTGGCCGCGCTGGACGGCGCCAAGCTCTACAAGCCGGAACTGGTGGCCACCGCCATCACCCGCCTGGTGTTTGCCATGGGCGCCACCGCGATGGACCAGCCGCCGGAGAAAGACCCGGAGCTGGTCGAACAGATTTCCACGATGATCCGCATGATCATCGTCGGCGCCCGCAGCCCGGCCGCGTTCCGTCGCGGCAGGTAG
- a CDS encoding ferredoxin reductase — MSAVIRPSLFSPYRWLSPSLFDFWAGQLNPLWTLREPLARLVRREPAGEGAATLVLRCNRHWAGMRAGQHITLGVELEGRVLRRSYSPTALGRRELAITVKAVEGGAISQHLVHHAKPGDLFRLDAAFGDFHMPAAAPVLLLAAGSGITPMRSLLREACRRPLAAPVDLFYWERNAAAFQFREELQALAAATPNLRVHLLTTREGEVPAARITTHSLAVPGDDTPLAQRHVLACGPDGFVAAARQRLVHQVAGFQAEAFTPPAPLSDADSAGEIALTLARSGRQLKVARGRSLLESLEAQGIKPKHGCRMGICNSCTCDRVSGTTRHLRTGEMQSETAQPVRICVSAPTTDLTLDL; from the coding sequence ATGAGCGCTGTGATCCGTCCCTCCCTGTTTTCCCCGTACCGCTGGCTGTCGCCGTCGCTGTTCGATTTCTGGGCGGGCCAGCTGAATCCCTTGTGGACCCTGCGCGAGCCCCTGGCCCGCCTGGTCCGGCGCGAGCCGGCCGGCGAGGGCGCCGCCACCCTGGTCCTGCGCTGCAACCGGCACTGGGCGGGCATGCGCGCCGGCCAGCACATCACCCTGGGCGTGGAGCTTGAAGGGCGCGTGTTGCGCCGCAGCTACAGCCCGACCGCGCTGGGTCGCCGCGAGCTGGCCATCACCGTCAAGGCGGTCGAAGGCGGCGCCATCAGCCAGCATCTGGTCCACCACGCCAAGCCGGGCGATCTGTTCCGCCTGGACGCGGCGTTTGGGGACTTCCACATGCCCGCCGCCGCCCCGGTGCTGCTGCTGGCCGCCGGCAGCGGCATCACGCCCATGCGCAGCCTGCTGCGCGAGGCCTGCCGCCGCCCGCTGGCCGCGCCGGTGGACCTGTTCTACTGGGAACGCAACGCCGCCGCGTTCCAGTTCCGTGAGGAACTGCAGGCGCTGGCCGCGGCCACCCCGAACCTGCGCGTGCACCTGCTGACCACCCGCGAAGGCGAGGTGCCGGCCGCGCGCATCACCACCCATTCGCTGGCCGTGCCCGGCGACGACACCCCGCTGGCCCAGCGCCACGTGCTGGCGTGTGGCCCGGATGGTTTCGTGGCGGCTGCACGGCAACGCCTGGTGCACCAGGTGGCCGGTTTCCAGGCCGAGGCCTTCACCCCGCCGGCACCGCTCAGCGATGCCGACAGTGCCGGCGAGATCGCCCTGACCCTGGCCCGCAGTGGCCGCCAGCTGAAGGTCGCGCGCGGCCGTTCGCTGCTGGAAAGCCTGGAAGCGCAGGGCATCAAGCCCAAGCACGGCTGCCGCATGGGTATCTGCAACAGCTGCACCTGCGACCGCGTCAGTGGCACCACCCGCCACCTGCGCACCGGTGAAATGCAGTCCGAAACGGCGCAGCCGGTGCGGATCTGCGTGAGCGCACCGACTACCGACCTGACTTTGGATCTCTGA
- a CDS encoding acyl-CoA desaturase codes for MTRASDRALSPAEMNAFGAELDAIRDRILGSLGASDTRYIRRVAAAVRWSGVLGRGLLFLGAFSPLFWAPLLWPACIAGTLLLALAKILENMELGHNVMHGQYDWTGDPKLNGNTYEWDIVATGDNWRKTHNFRHHTYTNVRGMDDDIGYGLLRIFPEQRWSPFYLLQPIIAPIFALLFQWGVAAQDLRLGRWFKGRISSRAMWLQTRPVARKMLRQVLKDYVFFPLLAGPFFLPVMLGNLVANGMRNVWTYVIIFCGHFTAESETFPKECLRNESRGHWYLRQLRGSSNISGGFIINVLSGNLSHQIEHHFYPDLPANRYAAIAKEVKDICRRYGQHYNNGSLPRQFAQVVWRILRHAFPSKPRRLPMPDIMPAPAPANAG; via the coding sequence ATGACCCGCGCTTCCGACCGTGCCCTGAGCCCCGCCGAGATGAACGCCTTCGGTGCCGAGCTCGACGCGATCCGTGACCGTATCCTGGGCAGCCTCGGCGCCTCCGACACCCGCTACATCCGCCGCGTGGCCGCCGCCGTGCGCTGGTCGGGCGTGCTGGGCCGTGGCCTGCTGTTCCTGGGCGCGTTCTCGCCCCTGTTCTGGGCGCCGCTGCTGTGGCCGGCCTGCATCGCCGGCACCCTGCTGCTGGCGCTGGCCAAGATCCTGGAGAACATGGAGCTGGGCCATAACGTGATGCACGGCCAGTACGACTGGACCGGCGACCCCAAGCTCAACGGCAACACCTATGAGTGGGACATCGTTGCTACCGGCGACAACTGGCGCAAGACCCACAATTTCCGCCACCACACCTACACCAACGTGCGTGGCATGGACGATGACATCGGCTACGGCCTGCTGCGCATCTTCCCGGAACAGCGCTGGTCGCCGTTCTACCTGCTGCAGCCGATCATCGCGCCGATCTTCGCGCTGCTGTTCCAGTGGGGCGTGGCTGCACAGGACCTGCGCCTGGGCCGCTGGTTCAAGGGCCGCATCAGCAGCCGTGCGATGTGGCTGCAGACCCGCCCGGTGGCACGCAAGATGCTGCGCCAGGTGCTGAAGGACTACGTGTTCTTCCCGCTGCTGGCCGGCCCGTTCTTCCTGCCGGTGATGCTGGGCAACCTGGTCGCCAACGGCATGCGCAACGTCTGGACCTACGTGATCATCTTCTGCGGCCACTTCACCGCCGAATCGGAAACCTTCCCGAAGGAATGCCTGCGCAATGAATCGCGCGGCCACTGGTACCTGCGCCAGCTGCGTGGTTCGTCCAACATCAGCGGTGGCTTCATCATCAACGTGCTGTCGGGCAACCTCAGCCACCAGATCGAACACCACTTCTACCCGGACCTGCCGGCCAACCGCTATGCGGCCATTGCCAAGGAAGTGAAGGACATCTGCCGCCGCTACGGCCAGCACTACAACAACGGCTCGCTGCCGCGCCAGTTCGCCCAGGTGGTCTGGCGCATCCTGCGCCACGCCTTCCCGAGCAAGCCGCGCCGCCTGCCGATGCCGGACATCATGCCGGCACCGGCGCCCGCCAACGCGGGCTGA